In Ipomoea triloba cultivar NCNSP0323 chromosome 15, ASM357664v1, one genomic interval encodes:
- the LOC116006371 gene encoding putative late blight resistance protein homolog R1B-14 has protein sequence MDFYGVTTLIQIVEAAEQDLMEPKLLSILNAGGIMMVPLRETIELLSYNLHFLQAFLVECKTKMNDGDNRARRLYTDVQDQVAKIYKKYQMKTKPRLLYSGDYWGGNAAVKPREDIHHLLKDIVRDTEEVKDRILVEQRRAVLEAEEQNIMTLDTYQNALKTANEVIVGLDSDIEEIVNLLSYSYFMESVFTILRKSNIDKLQRYAENLVLKLQVIPLVGEGGIGKTTLAKRVYGHPITIASFHIRAWVVVSKVYNLKEMLIGLLSCISPITSEIYNIDEAQIAEKLSTSLMGQKYLIILDDIWTIAAWDAIQGYLPENFNGSRILVTTRFKEVSEYLSTNPYQVKYQSFPDRWVLFSRKVFGESRFVPRKYVPIAERIVRGCGGLPLVVVLISGLLATAKGSQEIWIDVAKTLDGVGTFDKNYRRISKMVSLSYKYLPSHLKACFHYFGVFPEDSDIPVKKLINLWIAEEFIKPQNNMSLEEVGESYLHDLINRSLVQINELSIDGKVKSCNIHDRVHEVCVGEAIDGNTLCIINDNYAPKASHWLSCQTSHWPITQASYGNCSPNEIHSVLCFGKDVYHSKCKLVYPCLKLLRVLDLSLFKCSQGMPLEITDLVHLRYLALSTSGSLYKFRFFKLKNLVTLIVTSWMEKCPLQLPCDILDLPQLRHLLADKRCSQYLPCLVKKDLQTLYWLKVASSDKKPNFGMVPNLTELGIYIEGQLAPSHLGSLVHLHLLEKLKFEVGRVERFCLPTGFPPNLKKLTLRYTYLPWKEMDTIAKLPHLEVLKLKDFAFCGPTWKPLKQGFQELKALLISRSNLEHWNASSNHFPVLERLVLRYCWELKQVPINFAKIATLNLIVLECCYSSLVTSAMQISSAKSKTLEGNADCPLRVRKVGIKVELPIIERCEEEMLKADKSVMKYVKKLFL, from the exons ATGGATTTTTATGGTGTAACCACTCTAATCCAAATAGTAGAGGCTGCAGAGCAAGACCTTATGGAGCCCAAACTACTTTCAATTTTGAATGCTGGAGGAATAATGATGGTGCCACTGCGTGAAACGATTGAGTTGCTGTCTTACAATCTCCATTTTCTGCAAGCCTTTTTGGTGGAATGTAAGACGAAAATGAATGACGGGGACAACAGGGCTCGGAGACTGTATACAGATGTCCAAGATCAAGTTGCTAAAATATATAAGAAGTACCAAATGAAAACTAAACCAAGACTATTATATTCCGGAGATTACTGGGGAGGGAATGCTGCAGTTAAGCCTCGTGAAGATATTCATCATCTCTTGAAAGATATAGTAAGAGATACTGAGGAAGTTAAAGACCGGATCTTGGTGGAACAAAGAAGAGCTGTTTTAGAGGCTGAGGAACAGAACATCATGACTTTGGATACCTACCAAAATGCTTTAAAGACTGCAAATGAAGTGATAGTAGGACTCGACAGTGATATAGAAGAGATAGTTAACCTGCTCTCTTATTCATACTTCATGGAATCAGTTTTCACCATTTTGAGGAAAAGTAACATTGACAAATTACAAAGATATGCTGAAAACCTAGTGCTGAAACTACAAGTTATCCCACTCGTCGGGGAAGGAGGCATTGGAAAAACTACATTAGCCAAAAGAGTCTATGGGCATCCAATTACTATTGCTAGCTTTCACATTCGAGCATGGGTAGTTGTGTCTAAAGTTTATAATCTCAAAGAGATGCTCATTGGTCTATTAAGTTGTATTTCACCAATCACTAGTGAAATCTACAACATAGATGAGGCTCAGATAGCAGAGAAATTAAGCACAAGTTTGATGGGCCAGAAGTATTTAATTATCTTGGATGATATATGGACAATTGCTGCATGGGATGCCATTCAAGGATATCTTCCAGAGAATTTTAATGGAAGCCGAATCTTAGTAACTACTCGGTTCAAAGAGGTATCTGAATACTTAAGTACAAATCCCTACCAGGTGAAGTATCAAAGTTTTCCGGATCGTTGGGTATTATTTTCGAGGAAAGTGTTTGGGGAAAGCCGATTTGTTCCTAGAAAATATGTGCCAATTGCGGAACGCATTGTTCGTGGTTGTGGTGGATTACCTCTAGTAGTTGTTTTAATTTCCGGACTTTTGGCGACAGCAAAAGGGTCTCAAGAAATATGGATAGATGTTGCGAAAACTTTGGATGGAGTTGGTACATTTGATAAAAATTACAGAAGAATTTCAAAAATGGTTTCATTAAGCTACAAGTACTTACCAAGTCATTTGAAGGCTTGCTTTCATTATTTTGGTGTGTTTCCAGAAGACAGTGACATTCCTGTTAAGAAATTAATCAACTTATGGATTGCAGAGGAATTTATAAAGCCACAAAACAATATGAGTTTGGAAGAAGTGGGAGAGAGTTACTTGCATGATCTCATTAATAGAAGTCTTGTTCAAATTAATGAGCTAAGTATTGACGGcaaagttaaatcatgtaatatTCATGATCGAGTGCACGAGGTTTGTGTGGGAGAAGCAATTGATGGGAATACATTGTGCATTATCAATGACAACTATGCTCCAAAGGCTAGTCATTGGTTAAGTTGTCAAACAAGTCATTGGCCAATTACTCAAGCGAGTTATGGGAATTGCAGTCCTAATGAAATCCATTCTGTTCTCTGCTTCGGTAAAGATGTATACCATTCAAAATGCAAGTTGGTATACCCATGTTTGAAATTGCTAAGAGTATTAGATTTATCATTATTTAAATGCTCACAAGGCATGCCTCTTGAAATAACAGACTTGGTTCATTTGAGATACTTGGCTTTAAGTACCAGTGGTTCTCTTTACAAGTTTCGATTTTTCAAGCTTAAGAACTTGGTAACTCTCATAGTTACTTCATGGATGGAAAAATGTCCTTTGCAACTTCCATGTGATATTTTGGATTTGCCACAATTGAGGCATTTGCTTGCTGACAAGAGATGTTCACAGTATCTCCCTTGCTTAGTCAAAAAAGATCTACAAACTCTTTATTGGTTGAAAGTTGCTAGCTCCGACAAAAAACCAAACTTCGGAATGGTTCCAAACCTAACGGAACTTGGGATTTACATTGAAGGCCAATTGGCGCCTAGCCATCTAGGGAGCCTTGTGCATTTACATCTACTTGAGAAGTTGAAGTTTGAAGTAGGAAGGGTTGAACGCTTTTGTCTTCCAACAGGTTTTCCACCTAACCTTAAGAAGTTGACACTTCGTTATACTTATCTTCCATGGAAAGAGATGGACACAATTGCCAAGTTGCCGCACCTTGAGGTGCTTAAACTCAAAGATTTTGCCTTTTGTGGCCCAACGTGGAAACCATTGAAGCAGGGCTTTCAGGAATTAAAGGCACTTCTTATTTCACGTTCAAATCTCGAACATTGGAATGCAAGTTCTAATCATTTCCCAGTTTTGGAGCGCCTTGTCTTAAGATATTGTTGGGAATTGAAGCAAGTTCCAATTAATTTTGCAAAAATTGCAACACTGAATTTAATTGTATTAGAATGTTGCTATTCTTCTCTTGTGACTTCTGCAATGCAGATTTCTTCTGCAAAAAGCAAAACATTAGAGGGAAACGCAGATTGTCCACTTCGTGTTCGTAAAGTTGGAATTAAG GTTGAATTACCTATTATTGAAAGATGTGAAGAAGAAATGTTGAAAGCTGATAAGAGTGTGATGAAATATGTGAAGAAGTTATTCTTGTGA